One Gimesia aquarii DNA segment encodes these proteins:
- a CDS encoding FG-GAP-like repeat-containing protein yields the protein MKHLSFIACLFITNVCFSANHAPKFKPQTIDDTVEIGYGTAIGDVDGDGKPDILLADKKEFVWYQNPTWKRHVIAENLTERDNVCIAARDIDGDGKVEIAVGGQWNPGDTLNSGAVFYLEPPKDRTQLWNPIKLPNQPVVHRMRWVKLGKNRFALVVSPLHGKGNKKGEGAGVKLIAYEKPTNPKDKWKQTVIEDTLHVTHNLDPAQWNPHTEAEEILYAGREGAMLISYDKGEWKKERFPVIEGSGEIRMGHIAPFNQFITTIEPLHGDKLVLYQSGTKPTEISGRQVLDENIKAGHAIATADLSGNGRQEIVAGWRSPNKDQKVGVKVYWSTDASGKIWKSAWIDENGMACEDIRLGDLNGDGKIDIVAAGRNSHNLKIYWNQSE from the coding sequence ATGAAACATCTTTCATTCATTGCCTGCCTGTTTATAACAAACGTTTGTTTTTCTGCGAACCACGCACCAAAATTCAAACCGCAAACCATTGATGATACGGTTGAAATCGGTTATGGCACCGCCATTGGCGATGTGGACGGCGATGGAAAACCAGACATCCTACTGGCAGATAAGAAAGAATTCGTCTGGTATCAGAATCCCACCTGGAAACGGCATGTGATTGCTGAAAATTTGACCGAACGAGATAATGTTTGCATTGCAGCTCGTGATATTGACGGCGACGGGAAAGTCGAAATCGCAGTCGGCGGACAGTGGAACCCCGGCGATACACTGAATTCGGGAGCGGTTTTCTATCTCGAACCTCCCAAAGATCGAACGCAGTTATGGAATCCCATCAAACTTCCCAATCAACCCGTTGTTCATCGTATGCGTTGGGTCAAGCTGGGAAAAAATCGTTTTGCACTCGTTGTTTCTCCCCTGCATGGCAAAGGAAATAAAAAAGGGGAAGGTGCCGGTGTGAAGTTGATTGCTTATGAGAAGCCCACCAATCCCAAAGACAAATGGAAGCAAACGGTGATCGAAGACACGTTACATGTCACACACAATCTTGACCCCGCTCAATGGAATCCCCATACAGAAGCAGAAGAGATTCTCTATGCAGGTCGTGAAGGCGCAATGCTGATTTCCTATGACAAGGGAGAGTGGAAAAAAGAACGTTTTCCTGTCATCGAAGGTAGCGGCGAAATTCGTATGGGGCACATAGCCCCCTTCAACCAATTCATCACAACCATTGAACCACTGCATGGCGACAAACTGGTATTGTATCAATCTGGAACGAAACCAACTGAGATTTCAGGTCGACAGGTGCTTGACGAGAACATCAAAGCCGGCCACGCAATTGCGACCGCAGATCTCTCAGGAAACGGGCGTCAGGAAATCGTGGCTGGCTGGCGTTCTCCTAACAAAGATCAGAAAGTGGGGGTCAAAGTCTATTGGTCGACCGACGCTTCAGGCAAGATTTGGAAATCTGCCTGGATCGATGAGAACGGGATGGCCTGCGAAGACATTCGACTGGGCGATCTGAACGGCGATGGGAAAATCGATATTGTTGCCGCCGGTCGTAATTCACACAATTTGAAAATTTACTGGAATCAATCTGAGTAA